The Anoplolepis gracilipes chromosome 14, ASM4749672v1, whole genome shotgun sequence genome includes a window with the following:
- the Mrpl42 gene encoding large ribosomal subunit protein mL42 has product MNPMLRTIRAGIYSARHVKYSTLPSEAVIFTEDDRIVVCWHPEKQFPYECSLPLPEEKPDTSVLCIGEKNVADIFRKKKPYQVVEELAKVTYTTKHKWYPRSRDKKAKKTEPDRPYL; this is encoded by the coding sequence ATGAATCCTATGTTGCGTACGATTCGAGCCGGCATTTATTCTGCGAGACACGTCAAGTATAGTACCTTACCTTCGGAAGCAGTAATATTTACGGAAGATGATCGCATCGTTGTCTGTTGGCATCCAGAGAAACAGTTTCCATACGAATGTTCCTTACCCCTGCCTGAGGAGAAGCCTGATACTTCTGTATTGTGTATCGGAGAAAAGAATGTCGCAGATATCTTCAGGAAAAAGAAGCCTTATCAGGTCGTGGAGGAATTAGCAAAGGTTACATATACTACCAAACACAAATGGTATCCTAGAAGCAGAgacaaaaaagcaaaaaagacAGAACCTGACAGACCATACCTGTAA